The proteins below come from a single Pradoshia eiseniae genomic window:
- the hisC gene encoding histidinol-phosphate transaminase, translated as MKWKKHLYTLKPYQPGKPIDDVKREFGLTEIIKLASNENPYGYSPKVKKVLKETDWQLALYPDGGAVNLREAVSSFWGVEGNQLIFGNGSDNLIQMITKALLSPGVNTVMATGTFSQYSHNAILEQAEIREVPHVNGRHDLDGMLAQIDSNTSVVWLCSPNNPTGEYIREAELLPFLEQVPEDVLVVFDAAYYEYVTADDYPALIPLITRYKNVIILHTFSKIYGIASLRVGYGIADESIIRMLEPAREPFNVNSVAQRAAMEAISDQSFIDECRQRNREGLQAFYQFCENNQLSYYPSQGNFILMDTGYKGNEVFQYLLERGVIVRSGEALGFPTSIRVTVGSAAENALVLKELEGFLQTKKSEAAK; from the coding sequence ATGAAGTGGAAGAAACATTTATATACTCTTAAGCCATACCAGCCTGGTAAACCGATTGATGATGTGAAACGTGAATTCGGCCTGACGGAGATTATCAAATTAGCTTCAAATGAAAATCCATATGGCTATTCTCCAAAGGTTAAGAAGGTTCTCAAGGAAACAGATTGGCAGCTGGCTCTTTATCCTGATGGAGGTGCTGTGAACCTGCGGGAGGCTGTTTCTTCCTTTTGGGGAGTGGAAGGGAATCAATTAATCTTTGGAAACGGTTCTGATAATTTGATTCAAATGATTACGAAAGCGCTGCTTTCACCAGGAGTGAATACGGTCATGGCTACCGGAACCTTCAGTCAGTATAGCCACAATGCCATTTTGGAGCAGGCGGAGATTCGGGAAGTTCCTCATGTGAACGGCCGCCATGATCTAGACGGAATGCTTGCTCAGATTGATTCGAACACAAGCGTTGTCTGGCTTTGCTCTCCGAATAATCCGACAGGTGAATATATTCGCGAGGCTGAGTTATTGCCATTCCTTGAGCAAGTACCTGAGGATGTTCTTGTTGTATTTGACGCTGCTTACTATGAATATGTGACCGCTGACGATTATCCTGCTTTGATTCCCTTGATTACTCGCTATAAAAATGTGATAATCCTGCATACTTTTTCTAAAATCTATGGTATTGCGTCTCTTAGGGTCGGATATGGGATTGCGGATGAATCAATCATCCGTATGCTTGAGCCGGCAAGGGAGCCTTTTAACGTCAATTCTGTTGCTCAAAGAGCTGCAATGGAGGCAATCTCAGACCAATCGTTTATCGATGAGTGCAGACAAAGAAACAGAGAAGGGCTGCAAGCATTCTATCAATTTTGTGAGAACAATCAATTATCCTATTATCCTTCACAAGGGAATTTCATCTTGATGGATACTGGCTATAAAGGGAATGAAGTTTTTCAATATTTACTTGAACGTGGTGTGATTGTCCGCTCTGGGGAAGCGCTTGGTTTTCCTACGTCAATCAGGGTGACAGTTGGTTCAGCAGCAGAGAATGCACTCGTTTTGAAGGAACTTGAAGGTTTCCTTCAGACCAAGAAGAGTGAAGCAGCAAAATAG